A single window of Streptomyces xanthii DNA harbors:
- a CDS encoding Fpg/Nei family DNA glycosylase produces the protein MPELPEVEALKDFLTEHLVGHDIMRVLPVAVSVLKTYDPPPTALEGRTVTGVARHGKFLDLATDGGPHLVTHLARAGWLQWKDRLPDGPPKPGRGPLALRVALENGAGFDLTEAGTTKKLAVYVVQDPGDVPGVARLGPDPLADAFDEAAFAGLLAGERRQIKGALRDQSLIAGIGNAYSDEILWAAKMSPFRLASTLTPDDVHTLYTALRDTLTEAVERSRGVAAGRLKAEKKSGLHVHGRTGETCPVCGDTIREVSFSDSSLQYCPTCQTGGKPLADRRMSRLLK, from the coding sequence ATGCCGGAACTGCCCGAGGTCGAAGCGCTCAAGGACTTCCTCACCGAGCACCTGGTGGGGCACGACATCATGCGGGTCCTGCCCGTCGCCGTGAGCGTCCTCAAGACGTACGACCCGCCGCCCACCGCCCTCGAAGGCCGCACCGTCACCGGCGTCGCCCGGCACGGCAAGTTCCTCGACCTCGCCACCGACGGCGGCCCGCACCTCGTCACGCATCTCGCCCGCGCCGGCTGGCTCCAGTGGAAGGACCGCCTCCCCGACGGCCCGCCCAAGCCCGGCCGTGGCCCGCTCGCCCTGCGCGTCGCCCTGGAGAACGGTGCCGGATTCGACCTCACCGAGGCCGGCACCACCAAGAAGCTCGCCGTGTACGTCGTCCAGGACCCCGGCGACGTACCGGGCGTCGCCCGCCTCGGCCCCGACCCGCTCGCGGACGCCTTCGACGAGGCCGCGTTCGCGGGACTCCTCGCGGGGGAGCGGCGCCAGATCAAGGGGGCCCTGCGCGACCAGTCCCTCATCGCCGGGATCGGCAACGCGTACAGCGACGAGATCCTCTGGGCGGCCAAGATGTCCCCGTTCAGGCTCGCCTCGACCCTCACCCCGGACGACGTCCACACCCTTTACACCGCGCTGCGCGACACCCTGACCGAAGCTGTCGAGCGCTCGCGCGGCGTCGCCGCCGGACGGCTCAAGGCCGAGAAGAAGAGCGGCCTGCACGTCCACGGCCGCACCGGCGAGACCTGCCCCGTCTGCGGAGACACGATCCGCGAGGTCAGCTTCAGCGACTCCTCGCTCCAGTATTGCCCCACCTGCCAGACCGGCGGCAAACCGCTCGCCGACCGCCGCATGTCCCGCCTCCTCAAATAG
- a CDS encoding SpoIIE family protein phosphatase produces the protein MDAGAGVGHGPEASPAGDSQDDHARGFLEAYGRGLRMGSFEWDLESGLMQMDAQARDVFDLHPDEYDDHPETLASRVPPHDAQRLDAVVSQALKNGSENYGAYFRIRTRDGLLRWTHTRGYIRRDADGRPRRIVGIVRDATEELEDATVQHEREAYSAARRRETSVVQSTTAALAHARTVRDVIEVLRESHGIERLGASNFLMGLVRAGRIHLVAEGPSGSFVPGTQVTRLDDPYPMSEVVRSLKPRFVDSPEDFARSYPQLWPHVSHLGIQSAAYLPLIAQARPIGVVGLLYHDRKGFDETERNVLIALGSSIAQSLQRAMLYEQEKDLAQGLQQAMLPRSIPNVPGADLAVRYRSASLGRDIGGDWYDVIPLPGGRVGAVIGDVQGHDTHAAAVMGQLRIVLRAYAAEGHTPATVMARASVFLHELDTERFATCLYAEADLSTGVVQFVRAGHLDPLLRLTDGTCRRLPVDGGLPLGLSAMFGRLEYPVTTVDLDPGQTLLLCTDGLVEEPGIDLDDGMRTLTELVRSGPADIDQLADRLCTSVDERGGEDDVALLLLRRRGAGTPQSRGRLTEHVPPGDPAALRAARHMIRAAVRAWGGRDRADEIELVADELITNALMHTDGPAVVTLRVLTGPDRRLRVDVEDTSSALPRRREAGDDGVSGRGLLLVDRLADVWGVEARGGGKCVWCEFLTPARA, from the coding sequence ATGGACGCGGGAGCCGGGGTCGGTCACGGGCCTGAGGCGTCCCCGGCCGGGGACAGCCAGGACGATCACGCGCGGGGATTTCTCGAGGCCTATGGGCGCGGGCTGCGGATGGGCAGTTTCGAGTGGGATCTGGAGTCGGGGCTCATGCAGATGGACGCCCAGGCCCGCGACGTGTTCGACCTTCATCCCGACGAGTACGACGACCACCCCGAGACCCTGGCGTCACGGGTCCCGCCCCACGACGCCCAGCGGCTCGACGCCGTCGTGTCCCAGGCCCTCAAGAACGGATCCGAGAACTACGGGGCCTACTTCCGGATCCGCACGCGCGACGGGCTCCTGCGCTGGACCCACACCCGCGGGTACATCCGACGCGACGCCGACGGCCGGCCGCGGCGCATCGTCGGCATCGTGCGCGACGCCACGGAGGAACTCGAGGACGCCACCGTGCAGCACGAGCGCGAGGCCTACTCCGCGGCCCGGCGCCGCGAGACCAGCGTCGTGCAGAGCACCACCGCCGCCCTCGCCCATGCCCGCACCGTGCGCGACGTCATCGAGGTGCTCCGCGAGTCCCACGGCATCGAACGGCTCGGCGCCTCCAACTTCCTGATGGGCCTCGTCCGCGCCGGGCGCATCCACCTCGTCGCCGAGGGCCCCTCCGGCAGCTTCGTGCCCGGCACCCAGGTCACCCGCCTGGACGACCCGTACCCGATGAGCGAGGTCGTGCGCAGCCTCAAGCCCCGCTTCGTCGACTCACCGGAGGACTTCGCCCGCTCCTACCCGCAGTTGTGGCCGCACGTCTCCCACCTCGGCATCCAGTCCGCGGCCTATCTCCCGCTCATCGCCCAGGCCCGCCCGATCGGCGTCGTCGGCCTGCTCTACCACGACCGCAAGGGCTTCGACGAGACCGAGCGCAACGTCCTCATCGCCCTCGGCAGCAGCATCGCCCAGAGCCTCCAGCGGGCCATGCTCTACGAGCAGGAGAAGGACCTCGCCCAGGGCCTCCAGCAGGCCATGCTGCCGCGCTCCATCCCGAACGTGCCCGGCGCCGACCTCGCCGTCCGCTACCGCTCCGCCTCCCTGGGCCGCGACATCGGCGGCGACTGGTACGACGTCATCCCGCTGCCGGGCGGCCGCGTCGGCGCCGTCATCGGTGACGTCCAGGGCCACGACACGCACGCCGCCGCCGTCATGGGCCAGCTCCGCATCGTGCTGCGCGCCTACGCCGCCGAGGGCCACACCCCCGCGACCGTCATGGCCCGCGCCTCCGTCTTCCTCCACGAACTCGACACCGAACGCTTCGCGACCTGCCTGTACGCGGAGGCCGACCTGTCCACCGGCGTCGTCCAGTTCGTCCGCGCCGGACACCTCGACCCGCTGCTGCGGCTCACCGACGGCACCTGCCGCCGGCTGCCCGTCGACGGCGGGCTCCCGCTCGGCCTGTCCGCTATGTTCGGCCGGCTCGAGTATCCGGTCACCACCGTCGACCTCGACCCCGGCCAGACCCTGCTGCTGTGCACCGACGGCCTCGTCGAGGAACCCGGCATCGACCTCGACGACGGCATGCGGACCCTCACCGAACTCGTCCGCTCCGGCCCCGCCGACATCGACCAGCTCGCCGACCGGCTGTGCACCTCCGTCGACGAACGCGGCGGCGAGGACGACGTCGCGCTCCTGCTGCTGCGCCGCCGGGGCGCCGGCACCCCGCAGAGCCGCGGCCGGCTCACCGAACACGTCCCGCCCGGCGACCCCGCCGCGCTCAGGGCCGCCCGCCACATGATCCGCGCCGCCGTCCGCGCCTGGGGCGGCCGCGACCGCGCCGACGAGATCGAGCTGGTCGCCGACGAACTCATCACCAACGCCCTGATGCACACCGACGGCCCCGCCGTCGTCACCCTGCGCGTCCTGACCGGCCCCGACCGAAGACTCCGCGTCGACGTGGAGGACACCTCCAGCGCCCTCCCGCGCCGCCGCGAGGCGGGCGACGACGGCGTCTCGGGACGCGGCCTCCTCCTCGTCGACCGGCTCGCCGACGTGTGGGGCGTGGAGGCGCGCGGCGGCGGCAAGTGCGTCTGGTGCGAGTTCCTGACCCCCGCCCGAGCCTGA
- a CDS encoding LysR family transcriptional regulator, whose amino-acid sequence MELRQLQYFVAVVEEGGFTRAATRLHLAQPGVSAQIRRLERELGQPLLDRTGRTVRLTPVGAAVLPQARAALAAAAAVRETADAHTGLLRGQVTLGLVTGAAERAFDIPGLLADFHAAHPHVEIALTEDSSERMLTALRQGDLDLAAVGVADADPPAGLTYEILVDDPLVAAVHPDDPLARRGRLPLDVLDGRRLISLPHGTGVRAVLERACAGAGFRPHIAFEAGAPLVLARFAARGLGVAVLPEISAAQADEIGVRVLPFEDPALRARVALTWRSAGPPSPAAAALLDLLRAALVPGAGG is encoded by the coding sequence ATGGAACTCAGGCAGCTCCAGTACTTCGTCGCGGTCGTCGAAGAGGGCGGGTTCACCCGGGCCGCCACCCGTCTCCACCTCGCCCAGCCCGGTGTCAGCGCACAGATCCGCCGACTCGAACGCGAACTGGGCCAGCCCCTCCTCGACCGCACAGGCCGCACGGTCCGCCTCACCCCCGTCGGCGCCGCCGTCCTTCCCCAGGCCCGCGCCGCCCTGGCCGCGGCCGCCGCCGTCCGCGAGACCGCCGACGCCCACACCGGTCTCCTGCGCGGGCAGGTCACACTGGGGCTCGTCACCGGAGCCGCAGAGCGGGCCTTCGACATCCCGGGTCTGCTCGCCGACTTCCACGCCGCCCACCCGCACGTCGAGATCGCCCTCACCGAGGACTCCAGCGAGCGCATGCTCACCGCCCTGCGCCAGGGAGACCTCGACCTCGCCGCGGTCGGAGTCGCCGATGCCGACCCGCCGGCCGGACTCACGTACGAGATCCTCGTGGACGATCCGCTCGTCGCCGCCGTGCACCCCGACGATCCCCTCGCCCGCCGGGGCCGGCTTCCGCTCGACGTGCTCGACGGGCGACGCCTGATCAGCCTGCCGCACGGCACCGGCGTGCGGGCCGTGCTGGAACGGGCCTGCGCGGGCGCAGGATTCCGCCCGCACATCGCGTTCGAAGCCGGCGCCCCACTGGTGCTCGCCCGGTTCGCCGCCCGCGGCCTCGGCGTGGCCGTGCTGCCCGAGATCTCTGCCGCGCAGGCCGACGAGATCGGCGTACGCGTGCTGCCGTTCGAGGACCCCGCGCTCCGCGCGCGCGTCGCCCTGACCTGGCGCAGCGCGGGCCCGCCGAGCCCGGCCGCGGCCGCCCTGCTCGACCTGCTCCGGGCCGCCCTCGTCCCGGGTGCGGGGGGCTGA
- a CDS encoding maleylpyruvate isomerase family mycothiol-dependent enzyme yields the protein MATRTRTEGPDAGEARAAKARLRAVIAAERRELADVLGGLSADQWDAPSLCAGWRVREVAAHMSMGFRLTLPRTLGELARSGGRLHRMTDRVARRDAAAMTPDALVAALRENATHPWTPPVGGLAAALGHDVVHGLDITVALALDRRVPAERLRLVLGGVDRRSLRFFRSGLEHHALRATDLDWTLDGSGSAGALEAPAQELVLRAFGRGPSR from the coding sequence ATGGCGACGAGAACACGCACCGAGGGGCCGGATGCAGGGGAAGCGCGGGCGGCGAAGGCACGGCTCCGGGCCGTGATCGCGGCGGAGCGGCGCGAACTGGCCGATGTGCTGGGCGGGTTGAGCGCCGACCAGTGGGACGCGCCGAGTCTGTGTGCGGGGTGGCGGGTGCGGGAGGTGGCGGCCCATATGTCCATGGGCTTCCGCCTCACGCTGCCGCGCACGCTCGGCGAGCTGGCGCGTTCGGGCGGGCGGCTGCACCGCATGACCGACCGCGTCGCCCGGCGTGACGCCGCGGCCATGACGCCCGACGCGCTCGTGGCGGCGCTGCGCGAGAACGCGACGCATCCGTGGACGCCGCCGGTGGGCGGGCTCGCCGCGGCGCTCGGGCACGACGTCGTGCACGGCCTGGACATCACCGTCGCCCTGGCTCTCGACCGGCGCGTGCCCGCCGAGCGGCTGCGTCTCGTGCTCGGCGGGGTGGACCGGAGGTCTCTGCGGTTCTTCCGGTCGGGCCTGGAGCATCACGCTCTGCGGGCCACGGATCTGGACTGGACGCTCGACGGGTCCGGCTCCGCGGGGGCCTTGGAGGCGCCGGCGCAGGAACTGGTGCTGCGCGCGTTCGGCCGGGGTCCGTCCCGCTGA
- a CDS encoding DUF6777 domain-containing protein, giving the protein MRARIRTKTYVTALGISAALLLAGCSSGDGAGDQTVGVAAGAKGTLHLQPITDDGPDPFTDSTATSDATPPPVTRTPQPAPSGSATGNPEGLKSYSGSTPGLYGGTRSVGSCDVEKQVRFLTSDQAKAGAFAEASGIDRADIASFLRGLTPVVLRVDTRVTNHGYRDGSATSFQSVLQAGTAVLVDRHGLPRVRCACGNPIAAPVALKGTPRQKGKAWEGYRPTEVIVITPAPQIIQNITIINIVNNTWIQRPIGDDGHHDKPVPPPSPTPTSPSPSPSDSETSPSPSDSESDSASPSDSPSSSECPTPTATSTPVSPSPWPSGCPTPTLASDSPSPDTSSDSPAPDTVPESPDQPDGAGLIPDASSQDEASAG; this is encoded by the coding sequence GTGCGCGCACGGATCAGGACCAAGACGTACGTCACCGCGCTCGGAATATCCGCGGCGCTGCTGCTCGCCGGGTGCTCGTCCGGCGACGGGGCCGGGGACCAGACCGTCGGTGTCGCCGCCGGCGCCAAGGGCACGCTGCACCTGCAGCCGATCACCGACGACGGCCCCGACCCCTTCACGGACTCCACCGCCACGTCGGACGCGACACCGCCACCCGTCACCCGAACGCCGCAACCGGCCCCGAGCGGCAGCGCCACCGGCAACCCCGAAGGCCTGAAGTCCTACTCCGGCTCCACCCCCGGCCTCTACGGCGGCACCCGCTCCGTCGGCAGCTGCGACGTCGAGAAGCAGGTCCGCTTCCTCACCTCCGACCAGGCCAAGGCGGGCGCCTTCGCCGAGGCGAGCGGCATCGACCGGGCCGACATCGCGAGCTTCCTGCGCGGCCTCACCCCCGTCGTGCTGCGCGTGGACACCCGCGTCACCAACCACGGCTACCGCGACGGCAGCGCCACCAGCTTCCAGTCCGTCCTCCAGGCCGGCACCGCCGTCCTCGTCGACCGGCACGGCCTGCCCCGGGTCCGCTGCGCCTGCGGCAACCCGATCGCCGCGCCCGTCGCCCTCAAGGGCACCCCGCGCCAGAAGGGCAAGGCCTGGGAGGGCTACCGGCCGACCGAGGTCATCGTGATCACCCCGGCGCCCCAGATCATCCAGAACATCACCATCATCAACATCGTCAACAACACCTGGATCCAGCGCCCGATCGGCGACGACGGCCACCACGACAAGCCGGTCCCGCCGCCCAGCCCCACCCCGACCTCACCGTCACCCAGCCCCAGCGACTCCGAGACCTCGCCGAGCCCCTCCGACTCGGAATCCGACTCCGCGTCCCCGAGCGACAGCCCGTCGAGCAGCGAGTGCCCGACCCCCACGGCGACGAGCACCCCCGTCAGCCCGTCCCCCTGGCCCTCCGGCTGCCCCACCCCGACCCTCGCCTCGGACTCCCCGTCCCCGGACACCTCCTCCGACAGCCCGGCCCCCGACACGGTCCCCGAATCCCCGGACCAGCCCGACGGCGCGGGCCTGATCCCGGACGCCTCCTCCCAGGACGAAGCGTCCGCCGGCTGA
- a CDS encoding lipase maturation factor family protein — MDWFVAPDYWLARLVFQRGLAAVYLVAFAGAALQFRALIGERGMTPVPRYLERVPWRAAPTLFRLHYSDRFFAGCAWAGAALSAALLAGVDRFVPLWATLPLWLAPWALYLSIVNVGQTWYGFGWESLLLETGFLAVFLGNDEVAPPVLVLFLLRWLLFRLEFGAGLIKLRGDACWRKLTCLYFHHETQPMPGPLSWFFHHLPRPLHRVEVAANHVTQLAVPFLLFTPQPVATVAASVMIVTQVWLVLSGNFAWLNWLAIVIAASALDLSPLRSPPALPASPLWYEILVFALTALVAVLSVRPARNLLSRHQSMNRSYDVLHLVNTYGAFGSVGRIRDEIVIEGTADAGPRPDAEWRAYEFHGKPGDPRRLPRQFAPYHLRLDWLMWFAALSPAYARPWFGPLVERLLDNDRDTLRLLRHNPFPDTPPAYVRARVFRYRYTTWRELRETGAWWERTYVREFLPPTRLR; from the coding sequence GTGGACTGGTTCGTCGCCCCGGACTACTGGCTCGCCCGGCTGGTGTTCCAGCGGGGTCTCGCGGCGGTGTACCTCGTCGCGTTCGCCGGGGCCGCGCTGCAGTTCCGGGCGCTGATCGGCGAGCGCGGGATGACGCCCGTACCGCGGTATCTGGAGCGGGTGCCGTGGCGGGCGGCGCCGACGCTGTTCCGGCTGCACTATTCGGACCGCTTCTTCGCGGGGTGCGCCTGGGCCGGGGCCGCGCTGTCGGCGGCGCTCCTCGCGGGCGTGGACCGGTTCGTGCCGTTGTGGGCGACGCTGCCGCTGTGGCTGGCGCCCTGGGCGCTGTATCTGTCGATCGTGAACGTGGGGCAGACCTGGTACGGCTTCGGCTGGGAGTCGCTGCTCCTGGAGACCGGGTTCCTCGCGGTGTTCCTGGGCAACGACGAGGTGGCGCCGCCGGTCCTCGTCCTGTTCCTGCTGCGCTGGCTGCTGTTCCGCCTGGAGTTCGGCGCGGGTCTGATCAAGCTGCGCGGGGACGCGTGCTGGCGGAAGCTGACGTGTCTGTACTTCCATCACGAGACGCAGCCGATGCCGGGCCCGCTGAGCTGGTTCTTCCATCATCTTCCGCGCCCGCTGCACCGCGTGGAGGTCGCGGCGAACCACGTGACGCAGCTGGCCGTTCCGTTCCTTCTCTTCACCCCGCAGCCGGTCGCCACGGTGGCCGCGTCCGTGATGATCGTGACGCAGGTGTGGCTGGTGCTGTCGGGGAACTTCGCCTGGCTGAACTGGCTGGCGATCGTGATCGCCGCGTCCGCCCTCGACCTCTCCCCGCTGCGCTCCCCGCCCGCGCTGCCCGCCTCGCCGCTCTGGTACGAGATCCTCGTGTTCGCCCTCACCGCGCTGGTCGCCGTCCTGAGCGTGCGCCCGGCCCGCAATCTGCTGTCCCGCCACCAGAGCATGAACCGCTCCTACGACGTGCTGCACCTGGTGAACACCTACGGCGCGTTCGGCAGCGTGGGCCGGATCCGGGACGAGATCGTCATCGAGGGGACGGCCGACGCGGGGCCGCGCCCGGACGCGGAGTGGCGGGCCTACGAGTTCCACGGCAAGCCCGGCGATCCGCGCCGGCTCCCCCGCCAGTTCGCCCCGTACCATCTGCGGCTCGACTGGCTGATGTGGTTCGCCGCGCTCTCCCCCGCGTACGCGCGCCCGTGGTTCGGTCCGCTGGTGGAGCGGCTCCTGGACAACGACCGGGACACGCTGCGGCTGCTGCGCCACAACCCGTTCCCGGACACGCCGCCCGCGTACGTCCGGGCCCGCGTCTTCCGTTACCGGTACACGACGTGGCGGGAGCTGCGGGAGACGGGCGCGTGGTGGGAGCGGACCTACGTGCGCGAGTTCCTGCCGCCGACCCGGCTGAGGTAG
- a CDS encoding amidohydrolase family protein has translation MSAADDPGIIDAHHHVWDLAVRDQDWITGPELAPIRRDFTMADLAPEARAAGVGATVLVQTVTVAEETPEFLALAARDPLVAAVVGWTDLTRPDVSDTLARLRELPGGAHLAGIRHQVQGEPDPAWLLRDDVTRGLAALTAAGLVYDLVVLPHQLPACVRAAARHPELTFVLDHAGKPPVSTGEFEPWAADLRALAALPNTVCKLSGLVTEADWERWTVAGLRPYADTVLDAFGPRRVMFGSDWPVCTLAASYGQVVEAARELVGGSDPDVFAGTARRVYLSRVGGRNSRT, from the coding sequence GTGAGCGCGGCCGACGACCCCGGGATCATCGACGCCCACCACCACGTGTGGGACCTCGCCGTCCGCGACCAGGACTGGATCACCGGTCCCGAACTCGCCCCGATCCGGCGGGACTTCACCATGGCGGACCTGGCTCCGGAGGCGCGCGCGGCCGGGGTCGGGGCCACGGTCCTCGTACAGACCGTGACCGTCGCCGAGGAGACCCCCGAGTTCCTCGCGCTCGCCGCACGCGATCCGCTCGTCGCCGCCGTCGTCGGCTGGACGGACCTGACGCGCCCGGACGTGAGCGACACGCTCGCCCGCCTGCGCGAGCTGCCCGGCGGAGCCCACCTCGCGGGCATCCGCCACCAGGTCCAGGGCGAGCCGGACCCCGCGTGGCTGCTCCGGGACGACGTGACCCGGGGCCTCGCCGCGCTCACCGCGGCCGGGCTCGTGTACGACCTCGTGGTGCTCCCGCACCAGCTGCCCGCCTGCGTCCGGGCCGCCGCCAGGCACCCCGAGCTCACCTTCGTCCTCGACCACGCGGGCAAACCGCCGGTCTCCACAGGCGAGTTCGAGCCCTGGGCCGCCGACCTGCGCGCGCTCGCCGCGCTGCCCAACACCGTCTGCAAACTCTCCGGCCTCGTCACCGAAGCCGACTGGGAACGCTGGACGGTCGCCGGCCTGCGCCCGTACGCGGACACCGTGCTGGACGCCTTCGGCCCCCGGCGCGTCATGTTCGGCTCCGACTGGCCCGTGTGCACGCTCGCCGCCTCGTACGGCCAAGTGGTCGAGGCGGCGCGGGAGTTGGTGGGCGGCTCGGACCCGGACGTGTTCGCCGGGACAGCGCGCCGCGTCTACCTCAGCCGGGTCGGCGGCAGGAACTCGCGCACGTAG
- a CDS encoding L-rhamnose mutarotase produces MRVALHTKVRADRVEEYERAHREVPAELAAAIRAAGATRWTIWRSGTDLFHVLECEDYGRLLAELDRLPVNIAWQARMAELLDVVHDYSADGADAGLPVVWELP; encoded by the coding sequence GTGAGAGTCGCCCTGCACACCAAGGTCCGCGCCGACCGCGTCGAGGAGTACGAGCGGGCCCACCGCGAGGTCCCCGCCGAACTCGCCGCCGCCATCCGCGCGGCCGGCGCCACCCGGTGGACGATCTGGCGCAGCGGCACCGACCTCTTCCACGTCCTCGAGTGCGAGGACTACGGGCGCCTGCTCGCCGAACTGGACCGGCTCCCCGTGAACATCGCCTGGCAGGCCCGCATGGCCGAACTCCTCGACGTCGTCCACGACTACTCGGCCGACGGCGCCGACGCCGGACTCCCCGTCGTCTGGGAGCTGCCGTGA
- a CDS encoding aldo/keto reductase produces MRTRTLGRTRVPVTALGFGAAGIGNLYTPVGDDAARAAVDAAWDAGVRAYDTAPHYGIGLSERRLGSALRARPRASYTLSTKVGRLLTPYEGGGDDLDHGFAVPATHRRVWDFSAAGVRRSLEDSLERLGLDRVDVVYLHDPDDHAEQAFTEAYPELERLRAEGVVGAIGAGMNQAEMLARFVRDTDLDVVLCAGRYSLLDQRALTGLLPAAAERGVSVVVGGVFNSGLLADPKPGATFDYAAAEPGTLDRALRLKALAERHGTTLRAAALAFPLGHPAVAGLLVGTRSAAEVTDTAAQFEARVPDAFWQEAREARLIGADIPVPRASPEQEQPA; encoded by the coding sequence ATGCGCACCCGCACCCTCGGCCGCACCCGCGTCCCCGTCACCGCCCTCGGCTTCGGCGCCGCCGGCATCGGCAACCTCTACACCCCGGTCGGCGACGACGCCGCCCGCGCCGCCGTCGACGCCGCCTGGGACGCGGGCGTGCGCGCCTACGACACCGCCCCGCACTACGGCATCGGCCTGTCCGAACGCCGCCTCGGCTCCGCCCTGCGGGCCCGGCCCCGAGCCTCCTACACCCTGTCCACCAAGGTCGGCCGCCTCCTCACCCCGTACGAAGGCGGCGGCGACGACCTCGACCACGGATTCGCCGTGCCCGCCACCCACCGCCGCGTCTGGGACTTCAGCGCCGCCGGGGTCCGACGCTCCCTGGAGGACAGCCTCGAACGGCTCGGCCTCGACCGCGTCGACGTCGTGTACCTGCACGACCCCGACGACCACGCCGAACAGGCCTTCACCGAGGCATACCCGGAACTGGAACGGCTGCGCGCCGAGGGCGTCGTCGGGGCCATCGGCGCCGGCATGAACCAGGCGGAGATGCTCGCGCGGTTCGTCCGTGACACCGACCTCGACGTCGTCCTGTGCGCCGGCCGCTACAGCCTCCTCGACCAGCGCGCCCTCACCGGCCTCCTGCCCGCGGCCGCCGAACGCGGCGTCTCCGTCGTCGTCGGCGGCGTCTTCAACTCGGGCCTGCTCGCCGACCCGAAGCCGGGCGCCACCTTCGACTACGCCGCCGCCGAGCCCGGCACCCTGGACCGGGCCCTGCGCCTCAAGGCGCTCGCCGAGCGGCACGGCACCACCCTGCGCGCCGCCGCCCTCGCCTTCCCGTTAGGTCACCCGGCCGTCGCCGGCCTCCTCGTCGGCACGCGCTCCGCCGCCGAAGTCACCGACACCGCCGCCCAGTTCGAGGCCCGGGTGCCGGACGCCTTCTGGCAGGAGGCCCGGGAGGCGAGGCTGATCGGCGCGGACATCCCCGTACCCCGAGCAAGCCCCGAACAGGAGCAGCCCGCGTGA
- a CDS encoding SDR family NAD(P)-dependent oxidoreductase encodes MSDSSVQDFAGLKALVTGGAFGLGRATAELLAARGADVAVLDLDTSTVDKPLRAHTADVTDDASVRTAVSAAVEALGGLDVLVNNAGIGAQGTVADNDDAEWHRVLDVNVVGMVRVTRAALPALRASRHAAIVNTCSIAATAGLPQRALYSASKGAVQSLTLAMAADHVREGIRVNCVNPGTADTPWIGRLLDKADDPAAERAALEARQPTGRLVSADEVAGAVAYLASPLSGATTGTSLAVDGGMQGLRLRPAGQ; translated from the coding sequence ATGAGCGACAGCAGCGTCCAGGACTTCGCCGGACTCAAGGCCCTCGTCACCGGCGGCGCCTTCGGACTCGGCCGCGCCACCGCCGAACTCCTCGCCGCGCGCGGCGCCGACGTCGCCGTACTCGACCTCGACACCTCCACCGTCGACAAGCCGCTGCGCGCCCACACCGCCGACGTCACCGACGACGCCTCCGTCCGCACCGCCGTGAGCGCCGCCGTCGAGGCACTCGGCGGACTCGATGTCCTCGTCAACAACGCGGGCATCGGCGCCCAGGGCACCGTCGCCGACAACGACGACGCCGAATGGCACCGCGTCCTCGACGTCAACGTCGTCGGCATGGTCCGCGTCACCCGCGCAGCCCTGCCCGCCCTCCGCGCCTCCCGCCACGCCGCGATCGTCAACACCTGCTCGATCGCCGCCACCGCCGGACTCCCGCAGCGCGCCCTCTACTCCGCGTCCAAGGGCGCCGTGCAGTCCCTCACCCTCGCCATGGCCGCCGACCACGTCCGCGAGGGAATCCGCGTCAACTGCGTCAACCCCGGCACCGCCGACACCCCCTGGATCGGCCGCCTCCTCGACAAGGCCGACGACCCGGCCGCCGAACGCGCCGCCCTCGAAGCCCGCCAGCCCACCGGCCGGCTCGTCTCCGCCGACGAGGTCGCCGGCGCCGTCGCCTACCTCGCCAGCCCGCTCTCCGGCGCCACCACCGGCACCTCCCTCGCCGTCGACGGCGGCATGCAGGGCCTGCGGCTGCGCCCCGCCGGACAGTGA